The genomic DNA TAATAGTTAAACCGGTATTTTTTTCTCCAATTTCTTCTAAAAATTTTTCTTTATCCAAGATATAGTAATCAGGGAAGGTAGAATTTATTTCAAAACTTTCCAATGGAATTAAAAATCCAACTTTCTCTTTCTTTACTTTAAAAGCTTTAACTTTCTTTCCTTTTTCATGTTTTCCATCTACTTCCGGTGCTTCTTCAAAAATTTCCGGTGAACTTTGATAAAGAATTCTCCAACTCTTTCTGATTACTTCCTCGTATCTTCCTTGATAACTTTCCGGAACAGGAACTCCTTCATTTAAAAGAAATTCTCTTGCAATTTTAAGTGGGTCATCCGGATCAGGATTAATTTCAATTTTCTTATCGTTTAAATAATTTAAGAACATTAAGAAAAGAGAGTTATCTAAACCACGCATTATTTTTTCTATACCTTTTGCATCAGATTTTACCTGAACTTCAAAAGGTAAAAAACATGCTCTTCTCAAAACCTGTAATCCGCCTGAAAAATCTTGTAAATTAGATGTAAGAATTAACACCCTCTTAGTTCTTTCATCTTCACTTGTATGTTTTAAAACATCTTGTAATGCACTTTCAGAAAAATGCTTAGGATTTACTTCATCTATCAATAAAGGTGAAAGATTATCAGAAAAAAGTTTAGCTTCAATGGTGTAAGCTTGGCTATTTTGAGTTTTCTGTAATCTTCTGTAATTTATTTTTAAGGTTCCTAAGAGCCTTGCTATAACTTCAAGAATTGTACTTTTTCCTGCTTTTGCTACTCCCCCTAAAAGTGCAAAAATCGGGAAGAGATTAAGGTCAATTCCTTCTTCAAAGGCTCTTTTTCTTATAAAATATATAATCGGAGAATTAAATGCAAAAACTATTGCCTCACCTATAAGAGATGGATGCTTATAACTTGAATTCTTTGATATTTCTATATATTCTCTTAAAAGTTTTGCCATTTCCTTTGCTTTTGTTCTTATATCATCATCAATGTATATAGGAAATCCATTATATAGAAATCCATAAGAAATATCATGATATATAGTAGTTTCTTCAGTTCTTTGTTTTTGTAGTTCTTTTAATACATCTTTAAGTTTTTCAATATTATCTTTTGCCAGTATAATTTCTTTTCTTTTTTGGTTTAAAAACTTAATATCTTCTTCTACTTCTTCCAGTTTCTTTTTCTCTTCTTGTATAATCGTTGTGTCAGGGACTATTTTATTTACAATAATATTTTTAATAGTAATATTTGTTGCAAGTTCTGCAGATTTCTCTGCCACTTCTTTTAAAACTTGAATATTCCCATTAAGTATTGCTGTTTCTATATTAATACTAGGGGATATTCCTTTCTTTTCTGCATCTTTTAATATTTCCCTTTTGAAATCTTTATCTACTATGGTTTTAGCCTTACTTTTTTCTTGATAATAATCATTTATGTAGGTTTGAATTAGATTCGGATTATCTATTACTATAAAATCTTCTCCTTGCACTCCAAACCAAGCACTTATAGATGCATTTGCACTTCCTAAAATAACCCTTTTTATTTCATTATCTTTTCCGAGAAGATATAATTTTCTGTGAGAATTAGGAAGATGATAAATTTCTATCTCTTTTTGTAATGACTTAATAAGAAAAGGTTTAATTTTTTCTCGTATTTCCTTTAAAAAATATTGTATTGATATTTCATTTTCTTCTATTCCTATTAAAAGCTCAATCTGATTAAAATTTTTAAATACATCAAAGATAGCATTAATTGATGTGGAAAATGTAATGGCTAAAACTTTATTAAATCCTTCCAATAATGAAGCAGGATTTATATTTCTCCTCTCCGTAATCCCATCTTCATTAATAATAAGGCATGGTTTTTCTGCCAGTTCTTGTTTTGATGTCAATCCTATATCAAAAAGTCCTCTTTCCATACCATTATGCTTTGCCATTATAATATTTTATAGTTTATCATAAATTATGGAAGTTTTTGCAATAATTTCAAAAATTAAACCTGCATTATTTAAAGGTTTTAAATATATGCAAAAGATTAATCTTCATTTTTTTCTTCATTCATATTTTCTTTTTTCTCTTCTTGCACCTGTTTCGGATTACAAGGTTCAGGATTTATTAAAACGCAATATATTTTACCACCAAAAGCAAATATTACCGGTGCAAGTATTATGCTTAATATGTATTTCATCTTTTTACCAACTCCTATTTTATGGCATTAATGCTTTTATATCTGCTTTGTTTTTAGATATGTCTATTTTTACATATTCGTATTGAATTCCAGCTCAAAAACTTGTCTGGAGGCTTTATTAATTTCCGAATTAGCATTTATTTAAATCTTGTAAAAAGTTATTCAGAAAAAAGGGGCTTTTACCCCTTTTAAAAAATTATGTTTTTACAGAAGAAGATTTTTTATAATTATTCCAGCCTGTAAAACCACCTGCAAGAACTAATATGTTTTCAAATCCTAATCTTTCAAGTAAACTTGCAGCCAATGAGCCTCTTGGACCCAAACCACAATATATAACTATTTCTTTATTTTTATCAAGTTCATTATATCTTTCTCTGAGTTCCGGTAATGGAATGTTTATAGAGTTTTCTATCTTGCCATTTATTAGTTCAGATTTTGCTCTAACATCTAAAAGAATAAAATTTTCATCCTTAAGTTTTTCTTCTAATTCATTTGTAGATATAGCCTTAAAAGATTTTATTGGTTTTCCTGCTTTTGTCCAAGCAAATATATGATTTTCAAGGTATCCCACGATATTATCTATTCCAACTCTTCTAAGTTTAATAGTTATATCATCAATTTCTTTATTATTTTCTATTACAAGTAAAATCTCTTTTTCTGGGTCAAGTATCCATCCTGCAAATAATGAGAAAGGCATAAATTTATAATCCATACTTATAGATTCTGGAATATGTCCTCCTATCCATGAAAGATAAGACCTTGTATCAAGAATAATTTTATTTTCATCTATTAAGTTCTCAAATTCATTTACAGATAAAGCTTTTGGAGAAGGAAGATTTGAAATATATATAGCACCTTCTTCATTTATTTTAGAACATCTTTTGAAATGGTCAGGTGCAGGTGGCATTCCATCTAATAAAGTTTTAATAAATTCTTCTTCCGGAAGAGATAAAAGCTTGTTAAATTTTCTTTCATAGCCTATAGTAGAGCTTCTTTTTGTTGATAATGCTTTACCGCATAATGTTCCTGCTCCATGTGCCGGATAAACTTCTACAAAATCAGGAAGTTTCAATAGTTTTTGTAAAGAATTATATAATTTTTTGGCAAGTTCATCTTTTTTATCCGGAAATAAATCCGGTCTTCCCACATCACCGACAAAAAGAGTATCTCCGGTAAAAACTGCAACAGGCTCTTCTCCGCGGGATAAATCTGTAAATACATAAGATACATGTTCAGGAGTATGTCCTGGAGTATCTAAAACATCTATTTTTATGTTTTCTATCTGTATTACATCTCCCTCTTTAACAGAGATATGTTCTCTTTTACTTTCCTGCTTTGCTGGTAAATAAAGTTTTGCACCGGTTTTTTCAGCAAGCTCATAATGACCACCTATAAAATCTGCATGTAGATGTGTTACAAGAACAGCTTCAATTTCTACCCCAAATTCTTTTGCCTTTTGGATGTAATCTTCAATATCTCTTTTTGGGTCTATTACAATAGCTTTTGTTTGACCTGCAATCAGATAAGATATATGAGATATTCCATCTCCAATAAAAAATCTTTCTATTATCATTGATTTTACCTCCATGGTTAGTTAGTATTAACTAAAAAAATTATATCACATACTATAAATCTGGTATTTAGTATAATAGATGATAAAATATGAATATAAGTAAAAGAGAAATAAATATGGACAAGAGAAAAATAAACAGTTAGACTTTTTGTAATTTTTCATCTATTACACACAATACCCCTTATATCATGATGGAAAATTCATTTAGCAAATGTTATATAATATATTTTTCTTAAAATCAATTTCAAAAGGTGAGAAAATAAGTTGGAAAAACCAAGAGAATGGCTTAGGGAAAAAAGTATAGCAAAAAAGATATTGACAGAATCAAATTTAGTATTAGAAGTAATAGATGCAAGGATACCATTTGAGACAAGAAATGCAGTTGTAGAGCAGTTTGCAAAAGAGAGAAATAAAAGCCTGATTATTGTAATGAATAAATCAGACCTTGTTCCGAAAGATTTTTTAATGAAAGCAAAACAGATGATAGAAAAAGAGTATCCGGTAATTGTATTTTCTGCTCATAAAAATATAGGTATAAAAGAATTACAGGAGAAATTAAAAGAGATAGCGAAAAAAAAGGGCATTATAAAGGTAGGAGTTTTAGGTTATCCTAATGTTGGAAAATCTTCTATTATAAATAGCTTGAAAAAGAAAAAAGTAGCCATAACCTCTCCAAAACCCGGAATGACAACCGGAGAAAAATTAATAAAATTAGATGAAAATATATTCTTGATAGATACTCCCGGAATAATAACCCTTGAATTTCAAGAAAATTTAGCATTAAAAGGCTCATATATACCGGAAAAGCTACAGCAACCGGTAGAAATTGCTTTAAAACTTATAGAAAAAATATATAAAGAAAAAAAAGAGGCTTTAAAAGAGCTTTATAAGATAGAGCCGGAAGAAGATAGCTTAAAAACCCTTGAGAAAATCGCAGAAAAATTAAATTATAAAATTTCCGGTGGAGAGCTTGATTTAGACAGAACCGCAAAAAAAGTATTATGGGATTGGATAAAAGGAAATTTAAAAGCATACTGGTTATGATTTTTAACATTGCTAATATATATTAACCGTTATATCTTTTTTGTATATATATTGTAAAAGAGGTAGAAAAAAATGTCTGTTAATTATATAGAACCAAAATTAACCATAGAGCTTGCATCCCAATGTGTAAAATGTTCTGCCTGCAGGTCTGTTTGTCCTACTTATAGTGTTGTAAAAGAAGAAAGGTCTTCTCCAAGAGGAAGGCTTGCTCTTGCAGAAATGGTTGTAAGTGGAGAAATGCCATTAACAGAAGATGTAGTAGCCCAATGGAACCAATGTGCTATGTGCAGGAGATGTGAATGGATATGTCCTAATGAAGTTGAATATAAAGAAATTATGTTTAGAGCAAGGAATTTAGGAAAAGAAAAAGCAAAAAGAGATATATTTAAAGAAGTTGTATTTAAAGGTCTTGCAATGATGGGTAATCCTCTGACAAAAATAGGAATGAAATTTGCTCCTTCTTTACTTTCTGCTTACGGAAAAGCCCTTGGAAAAGAAGTTCCTGAGTATAACTCTGTTTATATAGATGTAGGAATACCTAAATATGCTAAGCTTATGCCAAAACCTTCTGCTAAGCCATTTGGACTAAGAGGAAAAGAGGTTAAAACAGAAAAACCAAAAGGAAGATTATTATTTTTTACCGGTTGTATGATAGATGCTTTCCACGGAAAAACCGGTGAAAGCGTATTAAAACTTATGGAAAAAGCAGGATATGATGTAGTTGTCCCAAAAGATATAAGATGTTGTGGAGCACCCCATTTATATAGCGGTGAGATAGAAGCATTTAATAAATTGATGGAACATAATAAAAAAGAGATAGATAAATATGAGTTTGATGCTATTGTGGTAGCGTGTCCTACCTGTGGTGGAGCATTAAAAGAAGAATATCATTATCCTGTGAAAGATTTTGCAGAAATATTAAGAGAAGAAGGATTTTATACCTTTAAAGGAAACGGAGAAAAAGTAACTTTCCATTTTCCTTGCCACTCTTACACTGCTATGAAAACAAACCCGAATGTATTTAGAGATGTTCTTCAAAATGTAAAAGATGTAAGCTATGTAGAAGGCGAAGAAGCTATGATGTGTTGCGGTTTTGCCGGATATTTCTCTGTTGCTAATTATGAAGTAGCTTCAGAGCTTCAAAAAAGAAAAGTAGAAGATATAAAGAAAACCGAGGCAACCTATGTTTTAAGCGATTGTCCCGGATGTGTTTTAAATATAGCAGACGGAATGTATAAACATGATTATTATAAAAATATAAAAGTAATGCATCTTGCAGAATATCTTGCAGAGAGATTAATAGAAGAAGGAGAATAAATGCCGTTATATATCCAGATAGCATTTAGATATTTATTATCTATAAAATCAAAAGTGTTATCTTTTATGACTGTTATATCAGTTATAGGAATAATAGTTGGTGTGACGGCTTTAATTGTTACCTTAGCTATTATGTCCGGTTTTTCTTATGGTTTAAAGCAAAAAATACTTGATACAGCCCCTACAATTATAATAACTACTTTATCAAATAACAAAATGCTACAAAATGACCCTGTTGTAGAAAAAGAGATTAAAAATATAAAAGAAGTGGTAGATTATGAACCATTTGTTTATTCAAATGCCATAGCATCAAAAGATGAATCTGTATTTCATATAATTGTTAGAGGAGTATATCCGGAAAAAGACAAAAACATAGCTTCAATTGATAAAAAATTAATAGCCGGTGATTATAGATTACTTAACAATGAAGATGCAGTAATCATAGGTAAAGATTTAGCAGTAGCCCTTGGAGTATGGGTAGGAGATAGCTTTAATATTATTTCCCCAATTGGAAGGAAAACAGCCCTTGGATTTTTACCCAAGATGAAAAAGGTTTATGTAGCAGGAATAGCAGATTTTGGTATGTTTGAATATGATTCTTCTTTTGTAGGAATAAATATAAATTCTGCAAGAGAATTTTTTGATATGGGCAGTTATATAACCGGATACCAACTAAAATTAAAAGACCCATACCAAGCAGAAAAGATAAAAGATATTTTAGAAAAAAAATTACCACCTGATTATATAGTAAAATCATGGATGGATTTAAATAAAAGCCTATTTCAAGCATTGGAACTTGAAAAACTTGCTATGTTTATGGTAATTGCATTAATAATTTTAGTGGCTTCATTTAATATTTCCAGCTTACTTACAACAAAAGCAAGAGAAAAGAGAAAAGATATAGCTATCCTAAAAACCATAGGAGCAGATAATAACTTAATTTTAAAAATATTTTTATCCCAAGGTTTAATAATAGGATTAATTGGAACAACTATTGGTGTATTACTTGGATTATCTATTGTGTATGTAGCAGATAGTTATCATCTTGTAAAATTAAATCCGGATGTTTATCTTATAAATTATCTTCCTTTTAAAATATCTACATTGGAAGTTTTAGCAGTATTTTTTACATCTTTAATAATATGTTTTATTTCTTCAATTTTTCCGGCTTATTCAGCATCAAAAGAAAATATAGCAGAAATACTTAGATATGAGTAATTTTATTTAAAAAACTCATTTTTTAACTTTATAAAAGTATCTTCTGAATATCCATTTTTGTAAATTTTAAGCAGATTTATTATTTTATCTTTATCTATATTTTCAAACAAATCTTTATTATTTAAGAAAAATGTTATAAGCTGGGTTACATTTTTTGGTGATAATGTTTTAGATGCTCTTTCAAAATCTATCAGATATACATCATAATTATCAGTTACCAAAACATTTGAGTAAGGTTTATGCATCTCTTCTTTATTTATTTTTAATATATCAAGTTTTCTTGCCTGATTTAATAAATTTGATAAGAGAATTTTGCTATTTTCTTTATTTAAAACTTCATTTAAAGGTCTTCCTTCTATATATCTATATGCTATAAAATCTTCACCTAATAAATATAGTTTTGCTCCTATATTATATTTATTTAACTCTTTTAAAATAATGCCTTCTTTTTTTATTGAAAATGTATAATCTTTTTTGATAGGTATTTTAAAAGATAAGAGAAGGCCATTGTAGTATCCGGCATATATTTTTGCCTTCCAGCCTTCTCCTATCTGTTTTAAATCTTTTATATCATCTTTTATCTTTTCAAAAAACATTTAAGCTTTTATTGCTCTTTCATATCTTTGGTTAATTACATCCCAGTTTAGATTTTTGAAGAATGCATCTATATAAGGTGGTCTTTTGTTCTTTTGGTCTACATAATAAGCATGCTCATAGACATCAAGAACTATTAGAGGAAAAGAACCAACAAAGCCATATTGGTTATGGGCATCAAATCCATTTACAAAAAGCATTTTATTATAAACATCATAAGATAAGGTAGACCAACCTCTGCAAGCTATTCCGGTTGCTTTTATTTCATTTAGACAGTTGTCAACAGAGCCAAATGTTTCTTCTATTGCAGTTTTCAACTCCTTAGAAGGCTCTCCTTTTCCACCACCTATTAAATTTTCAAAATATAATTCATGAAGAATAACACCCATATAGTTAAAGCTTTCTTCAACTTTTAAAGCCCTGTATTCAGAATAATTTTGATTTGCCTTAGACCTATCTGCAAAATCAGATGCCAACTTTTCTTGAATTTCATTATATTTTGCTACATAACCTTTATAATGACCTTCAAAATGAACTTCAATCTGCTCATCAGAGATACCAACTAAACCTTTTGGTTTAAGATAATCCTTTGGTTGAAGTTTTACTACTTTCATTTTACTTACCTCCTTTTTGGATTTAATAGGTTTTTTTTCTTCTTTTTCTAAAATTTCCATTGCATAGCTTTGGGTTGCAATTGTAGATAATGCCAAAATTTTCACAAAATCCCTTCTATTCATTATTTCAACCTCTGTTTTGTTATAAATATAATCTTATTTGATAAAAAATTTTTACCTATGATTAAAATCATTTAGTAAAAATATTTAATACATTAAAATGGTAATCTAAATTTAATAAAAAATAGGAGGTATTGCAATGCCAAAAGTAAATAGCTATGTAGACATTAGCACTATTGACAAAGAAGCTAAAAGAGATTTTATTGACAGACATTCTCCATTTGTTCATGTAGAAGGTGAAGCTATAAAAGGAGAAAAACTTAAGGTAAAAGTTAGAGTTGGTAATGAGTATGTTCATCCGGATGATTTTGACCATTATATTGCTTATGTTCAGTTATGGGATGGAGATACATTTTTAGCACAGGTTAATTTTGTTCCTGGAGTAATGGGAAATAAACCAAACCAAGCAGAAGTAGATTTTTATATAGTTCCTACAAAAGATAAGCTCAAACTCAATGCTATGAGCTACTGCACAAAACACGGTCTTTGGCAAAGTGAAACAGTTGAGGTTAATGTTATAGAAAAAGAACCTTCTAACGTTTAATACAACCATTTAAGCCCTCTTATGAGGGCTTTTCTCCCTTAAAAAATCTTCTTAATCTAAATCTTCTTAATCTAATAAGATTTTAATTTTTTCTCTATTTTTCTAATTTTTGATATCAATCCGGTAATCTATTACAATCAAAAATTTCTTAATTTACTCAAATATTTATCTAAATTTTAAAAAATCAAACACTGTTTTATTGACAAATTTAAAATATGATTATATCCTAATTATGTTAAATTTTTTAAACTTTTGGAGGTAATAATGGGAGAGTATCAAAGACCTACGGTTTCTATTATTGGAGCGGGAAATGTGGGGGAACATGTTGCCAATCTTATAGCTATTAGAGAACTTGCAAATATAAAGATGTTTGACCTTCCAAGAAAAACTGAAGATAAAACATTTGAAGTGGTAAAAGGAAAAGCCCTTGATATAAAACAGATGGCAACTTCACTTGGTGTAGATGTTGATGTAAAAGGTTATACCGTTACACCTGATGGACAGGGATACGAACCATTAAGAAACTCTGATATAGTTGTTATAACTGCCGGATTTCCAAGAAGACCCGGAATGAGTAGAGATGATTTATTGACTGCAAATGTAAACATTATAAGAACAGTTTCAGAAAGGATAGCCTTATATGCTCCAAATGCTACTGTTATTGTTGTATCTAATCCGGTAGATGTCCTAACTTATGCAACATTGAAAATAACAGGATTTTCAAAAAATAAAGTGCTTGGAATGGCAGGAGTTTTAGATACAGCAAGATTTAAAGCATTTATAGCAATGGAGTTAAAAGTTTCTGTAAAAAATATAAACTGTTATGTGCTTGGTAGCCACGGAGATGATATGGTTCCTCTTTTATCGGCTTCTAATGTAGGGGGAATACCATTAACAAAATTATTTAGTAAAGAAAAACTTGAAGAACTAATTAATAGAACAAAATTTGGTGGTGGAGAGATAGTTAATCTTATGGGAACTTCTGCTTATCACGCTCCCGGTTCTTCTGTTGTTGAGATGATAGAAGCAATATTAAGGGATAAAAAAGAGATACTTCCTTGCTCTGTTTATCTTGAAGGAGAAGATGCAAAATTTTATAATGCTTATGATGTTTGTATAGGTCTTCCAGTTAAAGTTGGAGCTCATGGATGGGAAGAAGTAGTAAAATTAGAACTTTCCGAGGAAGAGAAAAAAATGTGGGAATCTTCTGTAAAATCTGTTAAAGAAGGCATAAATAGAATAAAAGAGTTAAAATTAATATAGAGGTGTTTAAAATTGAGAACTATAGATGCAAAAACAATAACAGAAGCAGTAAAAAAATTAGTAATGGAAGCAAACTATTTTTTACCTGAAGATGTTCTAACTGCTTTCAAAGAAGCTATAAATAAAGAAGAATCACCTCTTGGAAAGGAGATATTACAGGAAATAGTAAAGAATGCAGAAGTAGCAGCTTCCGAGCAGATTGCATACTGCCAAGATACCGGATATCCTGTTTTCTTTGTAGATATAGGTCAGGATGTTCATATAGTGGGTGGATATATAACAGATGCAATAAATGAAGGAGTAAGACAGGCAACAAAAGAAGGGTATCTTAGAGCTTCTTTATCTTTTGACCCTGTTTTTGAAAGAAAAAACACAGGAGATAATACACCGGCTCTTATATATTACAACATTGTGCCTGGAGATAAAATAAAGATAAAATTTGCGGCAAAAGGTGGTGGCTCTGAAAATCAAAGTAAACAAGCAATGCTTAAACCTGCTGATGGATGGGAAGGTGTTAAAAAATTTGTCTTACAAGCAATAGCTAATGCAGGGCCAAATGCTTGTCCACCTTTTACCGTTGGAGTAGGAATTGGAGGAACATTTGATTATTCTGCCGTTCTTGCAAAAAAAGCGTTATTTAGAAAAGTAGGAGAGCCAAATCCTGACCCAATTGCTGCTAAAATAGAAAAAGAAATTCTTGAAGATGCCAATAAGCTCGGTGTTGGACCTCTTGGTTTTGGAGGAACTGTTACTGCAATAGATGTAAAAGTTGAGATGGCACCTTGCCATATAGCATCTTTACCGGTAGCAGTAAATATTCAATGCCATGCAGCAAGACATAAAGAGATAGAAATTTAAGGAGCAAACCATGGAAAAAAGAATTTTTACCCCATTAACAGATGAAATAATAGAAGATTTAAGAGCAGGAGATAAAGTCCTATTAAATGGATATGTATATACTGCAAGAGATGCAGCACATAAAAGAATGCTTCAAGAATACGAACAAACAGGAAAACTACCTTTTGATATAAGAGGTCAAGTTATTTATTATGTAGGTCCAACACCACCAAAACCGGGACATATTATAGGTTCTGCCGGTCCTACAACTGCATATAGAATGGATAAATATACTCCAAAACTATTAGAACTTGGTCTTAAAGGAACCATAGGAAAAGGATGGAGAGGTCCTGAAGTTAAAGAAGCTTTGAAGAAATATAAAGCAGTATATTTTGCTGCTTATGGTGGAACTGCAGCAATTTTATCAAAGCATATAGTATCGGTAGAAATGGTTGCTTATGAAGATTTAGGACCAGAAGCTATAAGAAAACTTGAATTTAAAGATTTTCCTGTGATTGTAGCAAACGATATATACGGTGGAGATGTATTTGAAGAAGGACAGAAAAAATATAGAAAATTAGTTATTACATAAAGGAGGCAAGAGTATGAAGGTACATGAACATCAGGCTAAAGAAATTTTTGCAAAGTATGGTCTTCCGGTTCCAAGAGGTTATCCTGCA from Venenivibrio stagnispumantis includes the following:
- a CDS encoding superoxide dismutase, whose amino-acid sequence is MKVVKLQPKDYLKPKGLVGISDEQIEVHFEGHYKGYVAKYNEIQEKLASDFADRSKANQNYSEYRALKVEESFNYMGVILHELYFENLIGGGKGEPSKELKTAIEETFGSVDNCLNEIKATGIACRGWSTLSYDVYNKMLFVNGFDAHNQYGFVGSFPLIVLDVYEHAYYVDQKNKRPPYIDAFFKNLNWDVINQRYERAIKA
- a CDS encoding malate dehydrogenase → MGEYQRPTVSIIGAGNVGEHVANLIAIRELANIKMFDLPRKTEDKTFEVVKGKALDIKQMATSLGVDVDVKGYTVTPDGQGYEPLRNSDIVVITAGFPRRPGMSRDDLLTANVNIIRTVSERIALYAPNATVIVVSNPVDVLTYATLKITGFSKNKVLGMAGVLDTARFKAFIAMELKVSVKNINCYVLGSHGDDMVPLLSASNVGGIPLTKLFSKEKLEELINRTKFGGGEIVNLMGTSAYHAPGSSVVEMIEAILRDKKEILPCSVYLEGEDAKFYNAYDVCIGLPVKVGAHGWEEVVKLELSEEEKKMWESSVKSVKEGINRIKELKLI
- a CDS encoding (Fe-S)-binding protein, encoding MSVNYIEPKLTIELASQCVKCSACRSVCPTYSVVKEERSSPRGRLALAEMVVSGEMPLTEDVVAQWNQCAMCRRCEWICPNEVEYKEIMFRARNLGKEKAKRDIFKEVVFKGLAMMGNPLTKIGMKFAPSLLSAYGKALGKEVPEYNSVYIDVGIPKYAKLMPKPSAKPFGLRGKEVKTEKPKGRLLFFTGCMIDAFHGKTGESVLKLMEKAGYDVVVPKDIRCCGAPHLYSGEIEAFNKLMEHNKKEIDKYEFDAIVVACPTCGGALKEEYHYPVKDFAEILREEGFYTFKGNGEKVTFHFPCHSYTAMKTNPNVFRDVLQNVKDVSYVEGEEAMMCCGFAGYFSVANYEVASELQKRKVEDIKKTEATYVLSDCPGCVLNIADGMYKHDYYKNIKVMHLAEYLAERLIEEGE
- a CDS encoding serine/threonine protein kinase: MFFEKIKDDIKDLKQIGEGWKAKIYAGYYNGLLLSFKIPIKKDYTFSIKKEGIILKELNKYNIGAKLYLLGEDFIAYRYIEGRPLNEVLNKENSKILLSNLLNQARKLDILKINKEEMHKPYSNVLVTDNYDVYLIDFERASKTLSPKNVTQLITFFLNNKDLFENIDKDKIINLLKIYKNGYSEDTFIKLKNEFFK
- a CDS encoding phospholipase D family protein, which gives rise to MAKHNGMERGLFDIGLTSKQELAEKPCLIINEDGITERRNINPASLLEGFNKVLAITFSTSINAIFDVFKNFNQIELLIGIEENEISIQYFLKEIREKIKPFLIKSLQKEIEIYHLPNSHRKLYLLGKDNEIKRVILGSANASISAWFGVQGEDFIVIDNPNLIQTYINDYYQEKSKAKTIVDKDFKREILKDAEKKGISPSINIETAILNGNIQVLKEVAEKSAELATNITIKNIIVNKIVPDTTIIQEEKKKLEEVEEDIKFLNQKRKEIILAKDNIEKLKDVLKELQKQRTEETTIYHDISYGFLYNGFPIYIDDDIRTKAKEMAKLLREYIEISKNSSYKHPSLIGEAIVFAFNSPIIYFIRKRAFEEGIDLNLFPIFALLGGVAKAGKSTILEVIARLLGTLKINYRRLQKTQNSQAYTIEAKLFSDNLSPLLIDEVNPKHFSESALQDVLKHTSEDERTKRVLILTSNLQDFSGGLQVLRRACFLPFEVQVKSDAKGIEKIMRGLDNSLFLMFLNYLNDKKIEINPDPDDPLKIAREFLLNEGVPVPESYQGRYEEVIRKSWRILYQSSPEIFEEAPEVDGKHEKGKKVKAFKVKKEKVGFLIPLESFEINSTFPDYYILDKEKFLEEIGEKNTGLTIIDRFKKLFN
- a CDS encoding fumarate hydratase — protein: MRTIDAKTITEAVKKLVMEANYFLPEDVLTAFKEAINKEESPLGKEILQEIVKNAEVAASEQIAYCQDTGYPVFFVDIGQDVHIVGGYITDAINEGVRQATKEGYLRASLSFDPVFERKNTGDNTPALIYYNIVPGDKIKIKFAAKGGGSENQSKQAMLKPADGWEGVKKFVLQAIANAGPNACPPFTVGVGIGGTFDYSAVLAKKALFRKVGEPNPDPIAAKIEKEILEDANKLGVGPLGFGGTVTAIDVKVEMAPCHIASLPVAVNIQCHAARHKEIEI
- a CDS encoding desulfoferrodoxin family protein, with product MPKVNSYVDISTIDKEAKRDFIDRHSPFVHVEGEAIKGEKLKVKVRVGNEYVHPDDFDHYIAYVQLWDGDTFLAQVNFVPGVMGNKPNQAEVDFYIVPTKDKLKLNAMSYCTKHGLWQSETVEVNVIEKEPSNV
- a CDS encoding ABC transporter permease; translated protein: MPLYIQIAFRYLLSIKSKVLSFMTVISVIGIIVGVTALIVTLAIMSGFSYGLKQKILDTAPTIIITTLSNNKMLQNDPVVEKEIKNIKEVVDYEPFVYSNAIASKDESVFHIIVRGVYPEKDKNIASIDKKLIAGDYRLLNNEDAVIIGKDLAVALGVWVGDSFNIISPIGRKTALGFLPKMKKVYVAGIADFGMFEYDSSFVGININSAREFFDMGSYITGYQLKLKDPYQAEKIKDILEKKLPPDYIVKSWMDLNKSLFQALELEKLAMFMVIALIILVASFNISSLLTTKAREKRKDIAILKTIGADNNLILKIFLSQGLIIGLIGTTIGVLLGLSIVYVADSYHLVKLNPDVYLINYLPFKISTLEVLAVFFTSLIICFISSIFPAYSASKENIAEILRYE
- a CDS encoding MBL fold metallo-hydrolase, producing the protein MIIERFFIGDGISHISYLIAGQTKAIVIDPKRDIEDYIQKAKEFGVEIEAVLVTHLHADFIGGHYELAEKTGAKLYLPAKQESKREHISVKEGDVIQIENIKIDVLDTPGHTPEHVSYVFTDLSRGEEPVAVFTGDTLFVGDVGRPDLFPDKKDELAKKLYNSLQKLLKLPDFVEVYPAHGAGTLCGKALSTKRSSTIGYERKFNKLLSLPEEEFIKTLLDGMPPAPDHFKRCSKINEEGAIYISNLPSPKALSVNEFENLIDENKIILDTRSYLSWIGGHIPESISMDYKFMPFSLFAGWILDPEKEILLVIENNKEIDDITIKLRRVGIDNIVGYLENHIFAWTKAGKPIKSFKAISTNELEEKLKDENFILLDVRAKSELINGKIENSINIPLPELRERYNELDKNKEIVIYCGLGPRGSLAASLLERLGFENILVLAGGFTGWNNYKKSSSVKT
- a CDS encoding GTPase, whose translation is MEKPREWLREKSIAKKILTESNLVLEVIDARIPFETRNAVVEQFAKERNKSLIIVMNKSDLVPKDFLMKAKQMIEKEYPVIVFSAHKNIGIKELQEKLKEIAKKKGIIKVGVLGYPNVGKSSIINSLKKKKVAITSPKPGMTTGEKLIKLDENIFLIDTPGIITLEFQENLALKGSYIPEKLQQPVEIALKLIEKIYKEKKEALKELYKIEPEEDSLKTLEKIAEKLNYKISGGELDLDRTAKKVLWDWIKGNLKAYWL